The Mytilus trossulus isolate FHL-02 chromosome 3, PNRI_Mtr1.1.1.hap1, whole genome shotgun sequence genome contains a region encoding:
- the LOC134709828 gene encoding thialysine N-epsilon-acetyltransferase-like gives MANFIVRLAKSGDCEQIADLIKELAVYEKMEEQVKITADVLRTDGFGEEKFYHCFVAELKDKPLLVGYALYYYSYSTWEGRSIYMEDLYVKPELRGKGIGTQLWKSVTKVGIEKQCSRLDFIVLNWNVNSIEYYKQKGAFDLTGTEKWHLFRMKESEMKAFIAP, from the exons ATGGCTAATTTCATTGTCAGACTGGCAAAATCAGGCGATTGCGAACAGATTGCAGACCTTATAAAG GAACTTGCTGTATACGAAAAAATGGAGGAACAAGTGAAGATCACTGCAGATG TTTTGCGAACTGATGGATTTGGTGAAGAAaagttttatcattgttttgtaGCTGAACTCAAAG ATAAACCACTACTAGTCGGGTATGCTTTGTATTATTACTCCTACTCTACGTGGGAGGGTAGGAGTATTTACATGGAAGATTTGTATGTAAAACCAGAACTGAGAGGGAAAGGAATCGGAACACAACTTTGGAAATCGGTTACAAAG gtaGGAATCGAGAAGCAATGTTCAAGGCTTGATTTTATCGTGTTAAATTGGAATGTTAATTCGATAGAGTACTACAAACAGAAAGGTGCTTTTGATTTGACCGGAACAGAAAAATGGCATTTATTTCGTATGAAAGAGAGTGAGATGAAAGCGTTTATAGCTCCATA